A window of Aricia agestis chromosome 3, ilAriAges1.1, whole genome shotgun sequence contains these coding sequences:
- the LOC121725384 gene encoding single-minded homolog 1 isoform X1: MKMKEACRKESPRPSLNTAIMKEKSKNAARYRREKENAEFLELAKLLPLPSAITSQLDKASVIRLTTSYLKMRQVFPDGLGDAWGAAPAPPTPRELSIRELGSHLLQTLDGFIFVVAPDGKIMYISETASVHLGLSQVELTGNSIYEYIHQNDHEEMSAVLSLQQPYTAHPSLGYPVGGVWGPGVDIECERAFFIRMKCVLAKRNAGLTTSGYKVIHCSGYLRARRFGEGTASLGLVAVGHSLPPSAVTELKLHSNMFMFRASLDMRLIFLDARVASLTGYEPQDLIEKTLYHYIHGTDVLHMRYSHCTLLTKGQVTSQYYRFLTKSGGWVWMQSYATIVHNSRSSRPHCIVSVNYVLSEIEEKQLILSIEQGPAKLNPDPPAPPAPAPHPPTAPPRDKLAPPEGEFPAEFYPEYTLPAVYDQEEYQNYEMFYNEGYTEEVVQPNYVYPANQRPFSASSSSCSSVESSEVQYSYTNLLSFYGGGAGGSREFAPPQEGYTSVIVDNTQHYGAVNEFVH; this comes from the exons CGTGCCGCAAAGAGAGTCCCCGGCCGTCCCTTAACACGGCGATAATGAAGGAGAAGAGCAAGAACGCGGCGCGCTACAGGCGGGAGAAGGAGAACGCTGAGTTCCTGGAGCTGGCCAAGCTGCTGCCGTTGCCGTCCGCCATCACCTCGCAGCTCGACAAGGCCTCGGTCATACGGCTGACGACGAGCTACCTGAAGATGCGACAGGTTTTTCCGGATG GTCTCGGGGACGCGTGGGGCGCGGCACCAGCTCCGCCCACGCCGCGGGAGCTCAGCATCAGGGAATTGGGGTCGCACCTGCTGCAGACGCTGGACGGCTTCATCTTCGTGGTAGCGCCCGACGGCAAGATCATGTACATCAGCGAAACCGCGTCTGTGCATTTGGGGCTGAGTCAG GTGGAGCTGACGGGCAACTCGATCTACGAGTACATCCACCAGAACGACCACGAGGAGATGAGCGCCGTGCTCAGCCTGCAACAGCCCTACACCGCGCACCCCTCACTTGG GTACCCTGTGGGCGGTGTGTGGGGCCCAGGCGTGGACATCGAATGCGAACGCGCCTTCTTCATCAGGATGAAGTGCGTGCTCGCCAAGCGGAACGCCGGTCTCACCACCTCGGGGTATAAG GTGATCCACTGCTCGGGCTACCTGCGAGCGCGGCGGTTCGGCGAGGGCACGGCGTCGCTGGGGCTGGTAGCGGTAGGCCACTCCCTCCCACCCTCCGCCGTCACCGAGCTCAAGCTGCACTCCAACATGTTCATGTTCCGAGCCTCGCTGGATATGAGGCTCATCTTCCTGGACGCCAG GGTGGCGTCGCTGACGGGGTACGAGCCGCAGGACCTGATAGAGAAGACGCTGTACCACTACATACACGGCACCGACGTGCTACACATGCGATACTCGCACTGCACGC TGCTGACGAAGGGCCAGGTGACGTCGCAGTACTACCGGTTCCTGACGAAGTCCGGGGGCTGGGTGTGGATGCAGAGCTACGCCACCATCGTCCACAACTCCCGCTCCTCCAGGCCGCACTGCATCGTGTCCGTCAATTATGTGCTCAG CGAAATAGAAGAAAAACAGCTCATCCTAAGCATCGAGCAGGGCCCCGCCAAGTTGAACCCTGACCCCCCCGCTCCGCCCGCGCCGGCGCCGCACCCCCCCACCGCGCCCCCCCGCGACAAGCTGGCGCCCCCCGAGGGCGAGTTCCCGGCGGAGTTCTACCCCGAGTACACGCTGCCCGCCGTCTACGACCAGGAGGAGTACCAGAACTACGAGATGTTCTACAACGAGGGGTATACGGAGGAG GTAGTCCAACCGAACTACGTATACCCGGCGAACCAGCGGCCGTTCTCCGCGAGCTCCTCCTCCTGCAGCTCGGTGGAGAGCTCCGAGGTGCAGTACAGCTACACCAACCTGCTGTCCTTCTACGGGGGAGGCGCGGGGGGGTCGCGCGAGTTCGCCCCCCCGCAGGAGGGGTACACTAGCGTTATAGTCGATAATACACAACACTATGGGGCGGTTAATGAGTTTGTGCACTGA
- the LOC121725384 gene encoding single-minded homolog 1 isoform X2, with product MKEKSKNAARYRREKENAEFLELAKLLPLPSAITSQLDKASVIRLTTSYLKMRQVFPDGLGDAWGAAPAPPTPRELSIRELGSHLLQTLDGFIFVVAPDGKIMYISETASVHLGLSQVELTGNSIYEYIHQNDHEEMSAVLSLQQPYTAHPSLGYPVGGVWGPGVDIECERAFFIRMKCVLAKRNAGLTTSGYKVIHCSGYLRARRFGEGTASLGLVAVGHSLPPSAVTELKLHSNMFMFRASLDMRLIFLDARVASLTGYEPQDLIEKTLYHYIHGTDVLHMRYSHCTLLTKGQVTSQYYRFLTKSGGWVWMQSYATIVHNSRSSRPHCIVSVNYVLSEIEEKQLILSIEQGPAKLNPDPPAPPAPAPHPPTAPPRDKLAPPEGEFPAEFYPEYTLPAVYDQEEYQNYEMFYNEGYTEEVVQPNYVYPANQRPFSASSSSCSSVESSEVQYSYTNLLSFYGGGAGGSREFAPPQEGYTSVIVDNTQHYGAVNEFVH from the exons ATGAAGGAGAAGAGCAAGAACGCGGCGCGCTACAGGCGGGAGAAGGAGAACGCTGAGTTCCTGGAGCTGGCCAAGCTGCTGCCGTTGCCGTCCGCCATCACCTCGCAGCTCGACAAGGCCTCGGTCATACGGCTGACGACGAGCTACCTGAAGATGCGACAGGTTTTTCCGGATG GTCTCGGGGACGCGTGGGGCGCGGCACCAGCTCCGCCCACGCCGCGGGAGCTCAGCATCAGGGAATTGGGGTCGCACCTGCTGCAGACGCTGGACGGCTTCATCTTCGTGGTAGCGCCCGACGGCAAGATCATGTACATCAGCGAAACCGCGTCTGTGCATTTGGGGCTGAGTCAG GTGGAGCTGACGGGCAACTCGATCTACGAGTACATCCACCAGAACGACCACGAGGAGATGAGCGCCGTGCTCAGCCTGCAACAGCCCTACACCGCGCACCCCTCACTTGG GTACCCTGTGGGCGGTGTGTGGGGCCCAGGCGTGGACATCGAATGCGAACGCGCCTTCTTCATCAGGATGAAGTGCGTGCTCGCCAAGCGGAACGCCGGTCTCACCACCTCGGGGTATAAG GTGATCCACTGCTCGGGCTACCTGCGAGCGCGGCGGTTCGGCGAGGGCACGGCGTCGCTGGGGCTGGTAGCGGTAGGCCACTCCCTCCCACCCTCCGCCGTCACCGAGCTCAAGCTGCACTCCAACATGTTCATGTTCCGAGCCTCGCTGGATATGAGGCTCATCTTCCTGGACGCCAG GGTGGCGTCGCTGACGGGGTACGAGCCGCAGGACCTGATAGAGAAGACGCTGTACCACTACATACACGGCACCGACGTGCTACACATGCGATACTCGCACTGCACGC TGCTGACGAAGGGCCAGGTGACGTCGCAGTACTACCGGTTCCTGACGAAGTCCGGGGGCTGGGTGTGGATGCAGAGCTACGCCACCATCGTCCACAACTCCCGCTCCTCCAGGCCGCACTGCATCGTGTCCGTCAATTATGTGCTCAG CGAAATAGAAGAAAAACAGCTCATCCTAAGCATCGAGCAGGGCCCCGCCAAGTTGAACCCTGACCCCCCCGCTCCGCCCGCGCCGGCGCCGCACCCCCCCACCGCGCCCCCCCGCGACAAGCTGGCGCCCCCCGAGGGCGAGTTCCCGGCGGAGTTCTACCCCGAGTACACGCTGCCCGCCGTCTACGACCAGGAGGAGTACCAGAACTACGAGATGTTCTACAACGAGGGGTATACGGAGGAG GTAGTCCAACCGAACTACGTATACCCGGCGAACCAGCGGCCGTTCTCCGCGAGCTCCTCCTCCTGCAGCTCGGTGGAGAGCTCCGAGGTGCAGTACAGCTACACCAACCTGCTGTCCTTCTACGGGGGAGGCGCGGGGGGGTCGCGCGAGTTCGCCCCCCCGCAGGAGGGGTACACTAGCGTTATAGTCGATAATACACAACACTATGGGGCGGTTAATGAGTTTGTGCACTGA